A segment of the Bos taurus isolate L1 Dominette 01449 registration number 42190680 breed Hereford chromosome 19, ARS-UCD2.0, whole genome shotgun sequence genome:
AATCTCTCtagcttgggacttccctggtggtccagtggttaagactgcaagtttccactgcaggtggcacaggttcaatccctgattggggaacaaagatcccaccaataaaaatttttaataaaaaattaaattaaaaacatctcCCTGGCTTAACATAATGACAATTTTTAATATGCTCATATAAGGACTGGTGTGATGGTTCCTGGTTGGGGATGGGAAGGATCCCCCTCCAGGCAGTGAACTCGGGCATGCAGGCTCtctccatcctctgtcacctacCACCTGGGAGTCTTTCACTCTCAACTGTGCCTTCGGTGGCTCCCTATGTCACTGGGCATAAAAGCCAGGTTCCTTAGAGGGCCCCACAGAGCTCTAAGTGATGCAGCCACTTCTTACTTACCTCTCTATCCTCATCTTCTACCATTTATTTCCTCACTCACTCTGCTCTAACTGCATTGGCCTCCTTCCTCATCTTTGAACATATGAAACACATTCCCAACCTTAGGGCCTTTACACGCCCAAGCCCTGTGCCTAGATTGATCTTCCACCATGTACCCACCTGACTGCCTCCCTCACTCTGCCAAGGCATTGCTTACATTCCACCTGCTCAATGGGCCTGACTTCGGCCACCCTATTTAAGGTGGCAACCCTCCTCACTCTACCACAACCCTCCAATCCCCAAACCATTCCTGACTTCTCTTTGCATTTATCATCTTAACATACATTATGACAACTTATTTATGACAGTATTTTCCCTCCCTCATCTCTATTGTAAGCTCCAGGTTGGAAGGaatatttgtctctttttttcattgAACAGTGTCTCACATATGAGGAATTTAATATCTATTTACCCAATAAATGTGGTTGCATGAATGATATGAGAATCAGAACGGTTATATGGCTTAGGCAGGCCTAAAAGCAGTGAAAATCCAACTATTGTTAAAACATGGGACTCTAGAAGCCCATGTGTGCAATGATAAAACAGGGGTTGTCTAGTTTCTTCTAACTGTACTGGAGAACTTATAGAAAAGTAATATACTCAGATTCCTAAGATCCGAACTCTGTGGATCATCAGAAACTGGAGATTTCCGTGAATATACTGAAAAGGTCTCTTATTTCTTGTACTTACAAGGCTGAAGTAGCTAATAGTTCACCTTAAGGTTGGTTTCTCCAAGTTGCCAAACCACAGCATCAACTGAAATCACAGTCTTGTCAAGACTCTTATGTAAACTTTAGACCATTGATCAGTAAAGAAGGGCACCCACAGACTTGGAAGTCTGGAGATTCAAAATCATTAAAAGCCTGGAGGCACAGACTCTGGACTGAGCCTCTAGGAATGCTCCCGCATCAATACCACATAATAAGCCCCCAAAGGAACTCTTGGTCTGCTACAATAAGTGCCCTAGAACCATATCGTAACAAGTAGATCTATGCCAACAAAAAAATACTTCCTCCAGATCTCTCTCCACTCAACTCATGTCCTACAAAATAGCATCTGATCATAAAAACTCAAATTACACCTCAATTCATACCGGTAAGGGATTCTGGGAAAGGTAGGTTAAAGAttgttgtggtgctcgggcttctcactgtggtgtcttctcttgtttcagagcacaggctctaggtgtgtgggcttcaatAGTTCCAGCACGTGGGCTACAGAgtgcaggctcggtagttgtggtgcatggacttagttgcttggcagcatgtagaatcttcccagaccaggaatcaaatctgtccCCTgaatcagcaggcagattctcatctactgtgccaccagtggataagaattccaaactctctgcttttttaaGAGCTTATGTGATTACATCTGGGGCTTCCCCGATTTCtaagcaggtaaagaatctacctgcaatgcaggagatgtggatttgatccctgggttgggaagatcccctggaggagagcatgacaacccactccagtattcttacctggagaatcccgtggacagaggagtttggtgggctacagcccacagggtcgctaagagttggacagaactgaatcaacttagctcACATGCATGCACGTGACTATGTCCAGCTCAGTGTCTAATCTCTCTATCTTAAGGCCCAAACAGTAGAGACTTCTCCAAAATCCCTTCCCAGCAGCCCTTAGGTTTGAATTGTTGGTTGAATAACTGGGATCATCTTTAAATTCGGCCAACTGTAAGGGCTATGCTTCATCCTCTTGAATCTAGGCAAGACTGGGAGCACAGCAGAAGTGACACTGCATGCCTTTCTGTGCTGTGctccatcactcagtcatgtctgactctttgccaccctgtggactatagcccgccaggctcctctgtccatggaatgttccaggcaagatactggagagggtagccatttcctattccagaggatcttcccaagccaatttcgaaccctcatctcttgcatctcctgcgtggattctttacaaatagcaccgcctgggaagcccagtctagGCAATGAAGCAAAACAGCTTCTTCCTGGTTCTTTCTTGTTTAGGACATATATCTTGGGAGCCCCGAGCCAGTGCATAAGAAGTCTGTCTCCTCTGAGGCTGCTCTGCTCCAGGGATCACACTAGGAGTCTCCATACAGAGATGTCAAGGAGCCTCTGCAGGGCCAGCCCCCAGGTTTGAGTCTTTTCAGCTCAGGGGCCAAACATGAGTGAGCAAGACTTCAGATGCTTCTAGTCCAAACCTGTGAGCCAGGATAATACCCAGCAAAGCAGAAGTATGCTGTTCCCACCAAGTCCCAAATCAACATTGTTCTTTTAAGGCTCTAAGCTTCAGGGAGGTTTGATACACAGCTATAGCATCCAAAACACAGGCTGAGGGGTCTGTCTGTCCCTAGTCAGAACCCTTGGAGAACATTGCCAGCTGCTGTCTTATGGAATAGTCCTCACCTTGCCTTGGAGCACTTGATCTGTGCCTTTATGTTTCACCATCTGTGAAATCTTCTGAAGCAAAACCCACCtcatttttgtcttgtttcccTCTGTAACTAACTTATGATCTGCTGAGAGACTGTGGCAGATGGTTTGCAAAAACTTGccccagggacttccttggtagtccagtgggtaagactctgtgttcccaaagcaggttcgatccctggtcagagagctagaccccacatgctgcaactaaagatcctgcatgccacaatgaagattgaagatcctgcatgccaccatTAAGAcccggtgtggccaaaaaaattaattaataaacatttttaaaagctggcCCACTATTGCCCTCCCTCTACCCATACTCTTGCCATGTGATTTTCCAGCTTCTCTCATCAAGAGGAGTCTATTTCCCCTGCTTTTGaatctgtgacttgctttggccaacagCCTAAGTGACCACTCAGAGCCTAAGCCTCAAGAGGCCTTGCACGTGTATCTCTGTGCATTCCCTTGGAACACTTCCTTGAGCCAACTGGCTGGAAGAGGAGAGTCATGTGACCCTTTCACTCCCAACCAGCATGCAGCCAAGCCCCAGAGGCAGAGCTGCCTAGCTGACTTGGGGCTGACCCCAGATgcttaaaggaaaacagaatacCCCAGTCCAAACTGTCAACTGTGAAAGCACAGGCTGAGTAAATGATCGTGATTTTAAGCCACCAAATTACGGATTGCTTTGTTGCAAGTAGAAGGTAGCTGATAGGAAAGCTAACCAATACTCTACAGGTGGATTCCTTTGACTCTCCCTTCACCTCCTTTCTGCCCCTTATCAATCCCAAGGAACAAATGAGTCAAAGTCCAGGTTTTATTTGCAACAGGAAAGCTTTATTGGGAAATTGAGATAAGGCAGGGAATGGGGTCATCGCCAAaccagacagagggagagaggtcTCCCCAACACTCCCAGAGGAGGGAGCCAATGGACAGCCAGAGGCACACATGCCCAGTGAGCCCCATCCCAAATGGGTCTTGGGGCTTGTTTCCAGCTGTTCCCAGTGTTACAATGCAATGAGCAGGCTTTATCCAGAGTCTGCCCATCTGGGGGATGTCCAGCTGGAGTGGGGCCAGGAAAGTTTGCAGGGGCTCTAGTATCGTGTTTGGTGGCCTGTGAAGAGACAGAAGAGTGGTGAGAGTGAGAAGAGAGGACTTAAAACAAGAGACAGAGAGACTGGGACTTGGAGGAAAACAGGCAAATGGGGAGCAAAGAGACTGGAGCTCAAAGAGCTGGAGAATCCTGACATGGAGGGATCCTCCAGTCCTAGTGGCCCCCATCCGGTTCCCAAAGCTCTGCTGTAACAGCTGGCGGGTGCTCTCCCATTTCTGAGGATGGTGGCTCAGGAGGCAGCCCCGTCCTCCGTCCAGCAGTTTTTGTTAGTAGATCTCTTGCATGTTGAGGGGAAGATGGCCCCGGCCTCTGCCCGTAGATGCACATCCATGGCCCTGCAGTGCCACCCAACACACAAAACCACCCTCCAGAGAAGGGCGGCTCCCAGGTACCTCTGAGCTGAGCATTGCCAGTCATGTTACCCAGCCTTTTGCTACAATTTCATACTAGATTTTTGTTTTACAAGATTCAACATGTACAAGGGGAATCTCTCTGACCTAGAGACCACTTCATCTGTTTGACTCTTTCTTGCACTTAGACTATTATCTTTGATACATGCTCCTTTGGACAGTGTCATCATATAACTGGCTTGTACAACCCAGCCACTGACTACAACACTTGAGACTCTTTTCTGCCTGAACTGTTGCTGACCCAGGTGTCCCCATCCTCATGATGATGAAAAGTACTGGCTGTGGAGCCCCACAGAGCTGATCTCTCATTTATGAGTTGTTTGACCTTGAGCAAGAGATAAGGAACCTCattttccttatctctaaaacGGGGATAATAACAATACCCTCCACATAGGGTGTGGAGAGAAATAGACAAAATAATACTCCACCTCCAACTCATCTCCTAGGCTATTGAGACTCAAGTCTCATGTAGATGTGATCCCAGCCTCACTTAAGACTCTGTCCAAAATAATGATCAGATCAGAAACAAGGGCAAGTCTATGGCACTCACTGGAGATCTCCCTAAAGTCTCACTCTGTTTAGAATATGTATTCCCTAGAGAGGctcaaagatatttaaaaaggGTGGTACCTTGACAGCTGACacctatgcctcccccaccccacaaccTTAGAGCTGTCCCTACCTTGTGTGTCACAGCCACCGGATTTTGAGGAGTAGGACTGGGACTGGGATGTCCTTCCACTTCCTTCTTCACAGCTGccaccacttcctcctccagagctACTTCCTCCACCAGAGCTgcccccacttcctcctccacaACTGCCTCCACTTCCTCCCCTGGATCCTCTTCCATAACTGCTTCCACCTCCACTTCTTTTGCTGTTTCCAAAGCCTGTCTGTCCACCTCCATGAGATTCACTGAGAAGCAAAGAAAGCACAGAGATAAAACAggtgacccatatatatatatacatacacaaggaTGAACCTGGAGAGAAGACCTAAATTGAGTCCTCCTAAGTCTTCCTCCAGCAAGGCAGAGGACAGAGGCTGGGCTGGCACCACACCTGGGAGGGGAGGGACTTCCTCTCCCTGGAGCAGGGAGCGGTCCCTTCTCTCATTGTTACCATCCTCCTTTCTCAAAGCCCAAAGGCCCTGAGGTTCCCCCCTTGGGATGAAGAAATCCTCAGCCCATCAGACCCTTGTGTACAGGAACTTTCCCAACTGCTGTATCCAGAAGAACAGAAGTAGCATCAGGGGTTTAGAACTTCCTAGGAGTGCCACAAAAGCACGGGATACATACAAATCCTCCTGGCCACCCTCAAGGAGGCTGCAGTAGGTCTTGATTTCCTGCTCCAGCCGCATCTTGGTGCTGAGTAGAAGGCTGTATTCCTGATTCTGGCACTCAATCTCTGCCCGAATGTCAGTGAGCTGGCCCTCCAGGATACTGATCTGACCCTGGATCTGCTGCAATTGGCCAGAGTAGCGGTTCTCCGTGTCTTCCAAGGACTTTTCCAGGGCCGATTTCTAGAGGCAGAGAAGCCACTGAGAAGGATGCTACCTCATAGCTGGACTCCCCTTCCTGTCCCTGGGGATCATATGCAGCTTCCTGTGCCCCACccaggcagaggatccagagccTGGCTACCAACCATGCTGAACTGAGACTGCAGCTCGATCTCCAACTCTTGGACGGTGTGCCGAAGCTTGGTCACCTCCTTGTTGCTGGACTCCACCTCCTGGCTACAGGTCGTCACTTCTTGCTCAATCTGTCTCATCTGAAACACAAAAGCTCATTCAGCAGCTCACCGAATGGGGAAGGTTCTTCCCCACTGGTCAGCACCTTCACCTCCAGGACCAAGACTGAGCCAAAGCCAAAAACAAGTCATCTTGAGTTCTGGGTCCCTCCAGCCAGCCACGTTGTCAGTTTCTCTCAATTCtctgtttctcagtttctctgtcAGTATGTCTCAGCAGGCTTTAAGACTCTTCACACTTTGCCCTTAAATCaatttttaacttcatttcaAAATGCCACCcaaacacatgcatacacatatacacactacaaaTCATGTCCTCATGTGTCACCCTCTACACTAGGTACTGGAGACCCAGGAGGAAGGGAGTCATCGGGAGCTCAGTGTAGTGCTAGGGGCACACTGGGTACCTCCACTAGAGCCTGAAACACACAGCCTTATGTAAGCTCTTCATGCTCTCCCTTTGTGCACACATGTAATAAACTCTGAACTTCTCCAGGGCAGTGATCCTCTGTGGCTCATCTCTGTGACATCAGCACTTCACATGAAACCTGGCACTGGGAAATTACTTGATGATTACACTTGTGGGCAGTAAATGCATGGGAAGGAGGATGACTGAGAAGCGCAAGTAGACTCAGAGATGGAGGGGTGGGTGGAAAGGACATGTAGACGGAGGGAGAGAAGGTTGAATCAGTGTCCCGCTCTGCTCACCTGAGTCTCGTATTGCTGCTCAATGTCGCTTCGGTTCTTAGCACTGAGCTTCTCATAGTCCTCGCGCATTTCATTGAGGATCTTAGTGAGATCCACGCCAGGGGTAGCATTCATCTCCACACTGACATCCCCGGTGCTCTGCCCACACAACTGGCTCATCTCCTACCGGGAAGAAGGGGATATGAGGTCAGGGCGGGATGGGATCCTCTCCATCACCTTTTAGCCCTCTCCTGCTCCTCCTGGGGTGCAAACAATGGGATGGGACACAGTTGAGAAGTCAAAGCCTAACCACCACCATAGGTTGGGCATGCATGTCCTCCTCGAGAGTAACGGAGCAGGTGTCTTCCATGCAATGGCCCAAAGCTCCTATCCATCCCCGATTATCCCTGAACTTCtattcctccctctccccaacgAGCCACAAGTAGCCAAGACCCTACTTCCTCATGATTCTTCTTGAGGGCCACCAGCTCCTCCTGCAGAGATTCACACTGCATCTCCAGGTCAGACTTCTGCATGGTTAGATCATCCAGCACCTTTCGCAGACCATTGATGTCAGCCTCCACTGCTTGTCGCAGGCTCTGCTCCATCTCAAACCTGCAGACCAGTCAGGGGCAGGGCATGAGTCAGAAGTCACCAGCCCCCACAGGGACCTCCAGGGCACTAGGGGCTGGAGGAAGGATGGACGACAGGAGAAGGAGGACAAGTAGGACTCACTTCACCCTGAAGTCATCCATGGTCATGCGACTGTTGTCAATGTCCACTAAAATCTTGTTGTTTTCCACCGTGATCTGCACAATCTAAAAAAGAGGAGATGGCACAGAACCTAGGCACTCCTGCTATGACCCTCTTCTGGGAGGCAAAAGCCTAGGCAAAGCCACAGGAGATGAGGAGCTCATCCAGGAAGATGCTCAAGAGGCAGGAGGGGCTTCCAAAGCTGGTATGTGGCGCAGACCCCTCACAGACTTCAGCAAGGATGTTCAGTGtagccttcattcattcatttaacaaatattttaatatctactGCAAAGGACACTGTGTAAGTTAGAGATCAATGAGATACAGCTCCTCAAGGAGCTTGGTTGACTGCCAAGACCAGAATATCCTAGAAGAGTTCAAGGAAAAGACAGCTGATTTATGGTTACAGGAGATTAAGAAAGGCTTCAGAGAGGAGGTGGCAATTGAAGTGATCTCTGAAGGATGACTGAGGAAGAGGTTTGGGATAGAATAAACAAGATATCCAGAGGCTGTTCATCAGAAGGTGTGAAGGCAAGGGAAACAGGTGGGAACAGCAAATTAGCTAGATTATGAGCTCCTCAAGGGCAGAGACCACGCCTGAGACATTACTATGCTTGCCCAGAGCAACACTGAGAGTACTCAACCTCTAAGTTGAGTGGATAGACAGACATGTGGctggctggatggatggatgggtggatagatggatcaatggatagatagatgatgTCTACCCCCAGGTTCTAGAACCTCTCCATGCTTTGACCAGCTAGAATGCATATCTGGGTCCAAGCAAACTGGAAAAATCAAGACAGGTCCCTAGAAGAGCCCAGAAAAAGTAAGAAGGGGGAGAAAAGATGTCTAGTTTTCTTTACTAGAAAGCTCTGAACTCTCAGAGGCTGAGAGAAGAGACAGGCACAGACGGCCCTCTCTCATGCGCCATACGCCCGCCTGTTTTGGACAGCAGCactcatctcttttgttttccccAATATTACAGAAATTTTAAACCAACAGGTGCCTGAGAGCTAGTCTTCCCACTGTCTTTATTAAATGGATAGGAGAATAGGCCTAGAGAGGGCATCAggcttcccaaggtcacacagtgaattGGCAGCAGATCCAGGAACAAGTTGCCCTGTTGCTATGTTCCCTCCACGCTACCTCTGCTTGCCCCACATGAGCCAGGCCAAGAACTGTTTCTGATAAAAGTTCAAGTTTCCATGGAGTCTAAAATACAatactatgaaacagaaacaggatcacagacatagaaaacagacccagtggttgccaaggggggagggggatgagggagggatggagtgggaggctggggttagcagatgtaagcttttatatatagaaaggataaacaaaaaggTCTTACTGGGTAGCACaaactatattcaatagcctatgataaaccatgaaggaaaagaatattttaaaaaggaatgtacatatgtatatataactgaatccctttgccatagagcagtaattaacacaacattgtaaatcagctatatctcaattaaaaaattctttttgaagTTAAAATTTGCAAAAGATGGATTCTCTGGCTATCATCTAAGTTAGAGTCCAGCATCTTGCCTTCGCAAGGGAAATAAAacatgtgagtgagtgagtgtacATATAGGtgtgagagacagacagacagagttTTGAGTTTCCCTGGCCTACCTGGTTCTTCAGATCTTCGATGGTGTCATAATAGCAAGAGTAATCCTTCTTGACATTCTTGGGCCCCTGCCTGTCATACCAGTCCCGGATCTTAGTCTCCAGGTCAGTATTTTCCTTCTCTAGTTTCTGCACCTTATCCAAGTAGGAGGCCAGCCGGCTGTTAAGATCCTGCATGGTGGTCTTCTCATCAGCAGGCAGGATGCCAGCGTCTCCACCTCCAACAGCACCCCCAAAGCCTCCAACAGCACTGCCAATGCCACCCCCAAAGCCCCAAAGCCCCCCAGAGCCTCCAACAGCACCACCGATGCAACCCCCAAGGCCTCCAGTAAAACTCCCAACACTAAAACCGCCCCCAGACCCTCTGCCATAACTGGAGCTGAGGCTACCACTGCCTCCCCTCCCACAGGCCCCGGAGCTCCCCACGACATAGCTGCTGGTAGAGCTGAATCggctccctcctcctccagctcccaaAGAGCTGAAGCGGCTTGAGCTCTTGAAGCTGCCCCCACAACCCCCGCCGCCTCCGCcactcctgtggctcctgctggACGAAGAGAACTGTCTGCAACTCATGGCGCTGCCCAAGGATGAAAGCAGTCGTAGCAGTgctgtgggctctggagccaggatGCAGAGCTGTCACAGAGGCTGCCTACTTATACCTCCAGTGGATGGTGGCACGCCTGGGTGTGCCCACTGTCCGCCCCAGTCGCCCCCAGACAGACTCCAAAGGAGGTCCGGGATTCGGGAGGTGGCCGGGCTGCCCCAAGCCACCCCAGGCTCAGCGTCCTTTGGTGACTGCCTGAAGGCAGCCCAGCCTCTCTCCATTGTGTGGGGTAATTTGATGACGTTAGGATGTCCAGGGCACCATAAATCAGTTCTGCTGCCAAGTTCTGCTGCCAACCTAGATCCAAGAGTTTGATCTCCACTGCTTAACAGCAGTTCTGAGACTTAGTCCCTCTGTGATAGAAATCCCCAGAACAGTCACCTCTGCTATTGATGATCATCACACTTGGTGCCCACTGTGGGTGAGCTGGTGCCGGGGTACCAAGGAGTTATCATAGAGGATGGGGGAGCTACCTGTGTGGCTAGAaattcccaggcttcaaggagcCCCAAGTTGATGGGGAGCCCAGTCCTTGCTCTCAAGGTCTCCAGTCTGATGGAAGAGATGAGTGGCATGGCAGAAACACTGAGACAGTGACAGGCAGTGTGCCCCCCAGCACTTGGAAGTGGTGAGCAGAGCTCACACAAAGGACTTGGGAGAACGGACTAAATTAACTAAGCAGTGCTAATACAACCTGACCTTCGAGCAAGAAGGCAAGTGGCTTGAGTGTCCTAGTCCTTTAGCAGGGCAGCAATGGATAGGAAATTGACCAGTATGGGTGTCTAGCCTGTACTGAGCCCTGGGAAGGATACTGAGATGTGGGACTTATCCTGCCCTCCTGGAATGTACAAGGCCCTGCCCCTGGCAGAAATTCAGAGCATATTCTGGTCAGCAAGGCCAGACAGAAGAGAGTAGGAGAGAAGGCGGCAGGCTCTGGGACCAGACTATCTGAGCTCAACCCCAGCTCTgcactcactagctgtgtgactcaggAAAGTTACTTGACtactctgtgtctccattccctcttctata
Coding sequences within it:
- the KRT9 gene encoding keratin, type I cytoskeletal 9 is translated as MSCRQFSSSSRSHRSGGGGGGCGGSFKSSSRFSSLGAGGGGSRFSSTSSYVVGSSGACGRGGSGSLSSSYGRGSGGGFSVGSFTGGLGGCIGGAVGGSGGLWGFGGGIGSAVGGFGGAVGGGDAGILPADEKTTMQDLNSRLASYLDKVQKLEKENTDLETKIRDWYDRQGPKNVKKDYSCYYDTIEDLKNQIVQITVENNKILVDIDNSRMTMDDFRVKFEMEQSLRQAVEADINGLRKVLDDLTMQKSDLEMQCESLQEELVALKKNHEEEMSQLCGQSTGDVSVEMNATPGVDLTKILNEMREDYEKLSAKNRSDIEQQYETQMRQIEQEVTTCSQEVESSNKEVTKLRHTVQELEIELQSQFSMKSALEKSLEDTENRYSGQLQQIQGQISILEGQLTDIRAEIECQNQEYSLLLSTKMRLEQEIKTYCSLLEGGQEDFESHGGGQTGFGNSKRSGGGSSYGRGSRGGSGGSCGGGSGGSSGGGSSSGGGSGGSCEEGSGRTSQSQSYSSKSGGCDTQGHQTRY